In a genomic window of Tripterygium wilfordii isolate XIE 37 chromosome 8, ASM1340144v1, whole genome shotgun sequence:
- the LOC120004233 gene encoding chloride channel protein CLC-c-like — protein MMDEREENDIEIEGIIGYERRGSGFSDQTIKEPLLGKSRINNTSQIAIVGANVCPIESLDYEIVENDLFKQDWRSRRKVEIFQYVVLKWTLALLIGLGTGVVGFFNNLAVENIAGFKLLLTNNFMLKEKYYFAFLCFAGCNVALAIAAGALCAYIAPAAAGSGIPEVKAYLNGIDAHSILAPSTLFVKIFGSIFGVAAGFVVGKEGPMVHTGACIANLLGQGGSRKYHLTWKWLRYFKNDRDRRDLITCGAAAGVAAAFRAPVGGVLFALEEVASWWRSALLWRTFFTTAVVAVVLRGFIEFCRSGKCGLFGQGGLIMFDVNSAKAMYSTPDLLAVIFLGVLGGLLGSFYNYLVDKVLRTYSIINEKGPSFRVLLVIIISLLTSCCTYGLPWLSPCIPCPPHLEDSCPTVGRSGNYKNFQCPPHHYNDLASLFFNTNDDAIRNLLTSGAEKRFLLSSLFVFFAAMYVLGIITYGIAIPSGLFIPVILAGASYGRLVGSFLGSLSELDVGLFALLGAASFLGGTMRMTVSLCVILLELTNDLLMLPLVMLVLLISKSVADCFNHGVYDQIVKMKGLPYLEAHAEPYMRHLVASDVVSGPLISFSGVEKVGNIYHALKITRHNGFPVIDEPPYSSAEELYGLVLRSHLLVLLKGKNFSKQSTMTGSAIMKIFKAHDFAKPGSGKGPKLEDLDITEEEMEMYVDLHPITNTSPYTVVETMSLAKAAVLFRQLGLRHMCVVPKTPGRPPIVGILTRHDFMPEHILGLYPHINPHK, from the exons ATGATGgatgagagagaagagaatgaTATAGAGATAGAGGGGATAATTGGGTATGAGAGGAGGGGATCAGGGTTCTCTGATCAAACGATTAAGGAGCCACTGTTGGGAAAAAGCAGGATCAACAACACTTCGCAGATTGCGATTGTTGGTGCCAATGTCTGCCCCATTGAGAGCCTCGATTACGA gattGTTGAGAATGATCTTTTTAAGCAGGACTGGAGGTCTAGAAGGAAGGTCGAGATATTTCAGTATGTTGTCCTAAAATGGACACTTGCACTCCTCATTGGGTTAGGCACAGGGGTTGTTGGTTTTTTCAATAACCTTGCCGTTGAGAATATTGCTGGATTCAAACTTCTGCTCACCAATAATTTTATGCTCAAGGAAAA GTATTATTTTGCATTTCTATGTTTTGCTGGTTGCAACGTGGCTTTGGCGATTGCTGCTGGTGCCCtttgtgcttatattgctcCTGCAGCAGCAGGCTCTGGCATACCTGAGGTGAAAGCATACCTCAATGGTATCGATGCTCATTCTATTCTGGCTCCAAGTACCCTTTTTGTGAAG ATCTTCGGTTCCATTTTCGGTGTCGCTGCAGGATTTGTTGTGGGTAAGGAAGGACCAATGGTACATACTGGTGCTTGCATAGCTAATTTGCTTGGACAGGGTGGTTCTCGAAAGTACCATTTAACTTGGAAATGGCTTAGATACTTCAAAAATGATCGGGACAGGCGGGATTTGATCACATGTGGTGCTGCTGCTGGTGTAGCAGCTGCTTTTCGTGCACCGGTGGGTGGTGTCCTCTTTGCTCTTGAAGAAGTGGCTTCATG GTGGCGGAGTGCTCTCCTTTGGAGAACATTTTTTACAACAGCTGTTGTGGCTGTGGTTTTGAGAGGTTTCATAGAATTTTGCCGGAGTGGAAAATGCGGGCTGTTTGGACAAGGAGGTTTGATCATGTTTGATGTCAATTCAGCAAAAGCCATGTACAGCACCCCAGATCTATTGGCAGTTATATTCCTTGGAGTCCTTGGAGGTCTTTTGGGAAGTTTTTACAATTATCTTGTGGACAAGGTTCTTCGTACTTACAGCATCATTAATGA GAAGGGTCCTTCATTTAGAGTCCTGCTTGTCATCATCATTTCACTTTTGACCTCTTGTTGCACCTATGGCCTTCCATGGCTCTCCCCGTGTATTCCTTGTCCTCCTCACCTTGAGGACTCATGCCCCACAGTGGGTCGCTCTGGAAACTACAAGAATTTTCAGTGTCCGCCCCACCACTACAATGATCttgcttctcttttctttaacaCCAACGATGATGCTATCCGCAATCTATTAACCTCTGGAGCTGAAAAGAGATTCCTGCTCTCTTCcctatttgttttctttgctgCTATGTATGTTCTTGGTATTATAACTTATGGCATAGCCATTCCCTCTGGGCTATTTATCCCTGTCATACTTGCCGGAGCTTCTTATGGACGCCTAGTCGGGAGTTTCCTTGGTTCTCTCTCTGAACTTGATGTGGGTCTGTTTGCTCTTCTTGGAGCTGCCTCCTTCCTTGGTGGCACCATGAGGATGACGGTGTCTCTCTGCGTCATACTTCTGGAGCTCACAAATGATCTATTGATGCTCCCATTGGTGATGCTGGTTCTTCTAATTTCCAAAAGTGTAGCAGACTGTTTCAACCATGGTGTCTATGATCAAATTGTGAAGATGAAAGGTTTACCTTATTTGGAAGCACATGCAGAGCCATACATGAGGCACTTGGTTGCTAGTGACGTTGTTTCTGGTccattaatttcattttctgGGGTTGAAAAAGTGGGAAATATATATCATGCTTTGAAGATAACAAGGCACAACGGGTTCCCCGTGATTGATGAACCACCATACTCTAGTGCTGAGGAGTTGTATGGGCTTGTTTTGAGGTCTCATCTGCTTGTGTTGCTTAAAGGGAAAAATTTTTCAAAACAGAGCACGATGACTGGATCAGCAATAATGAAGATCTTCAAGGCACATGATTTTGCAAAGCCTGGCTCGGGCAAGGGGCCCAAGCTGGAGGATTTGGACATTACAGAGGAGGAGATGGAAATGTATGTCGATCTTCATCCCATTACCAACACATCTCCCTACACTGTAGTCGAAACCATGTCGCTAGCTAAAGCTGCTGTGCTCTTTCGGCAACTTGGCCTTAGGCACATGTGTGTGGTGCCTAAAACTCCCGGG AGGCCTCCTATCGTCGGAATCTTGACGCGTCATGACTTCATGCCGGAGCACATATTGGGACTCTATCCACATATAAACCCCCACAAGTAG